In one Conger conger chromosome 5, fConCon1.1, whole genome shotgun sequence genomic region, the following are encoded:
- the LOC133129512 gene encoding SLAM family member 5-like isoform X1, protein MFLQLQRMATQWQPFKTSRRICVEAMLLYIIVYQCRWCEGLVERRATIRVKVGDSISFPVSPESDQSYSVDLVFNITRIVLWSPQIVFQVHEQYKGRISMSNASIWLNKLNISDSGLYRVKIEYISGGLMEPENTYFHLQVFEPISKPNITAECLGNNVSLSCFSQGTEVTYSWETLPPCGNDSCVQLGQTIHLQLHPHHPSTTYTCTAHNPVSKASSDSTDLEKCFTSGSQGRWIPALCASSIFIVFGALVLLYMRKRQTQCKREPIQEAVMEEEPPSAMPSIDPVYVSRSCSVYLSNK, encoded by the exons ATGTTTCTACAGTTACAAAGAATGGCAACTCAATGGCAACCTTTCAAAACGTCAAGAAGAATCTGTGTTGAAGCTATGCTTCTTTATATAATAG TGTACCAGTGCAGGTGGTGTGAGGGGTTGGTAGAGAGACGGGCCACCATCAGAGTGAAAGTGGGAGACAGCATCTCATTTCCTGTCTCACCCGAATCTGATCAAAGCTACAGTGTTGACCTAGTTTTTAATATAACTAGAATAGTTTTATGGAGTCCTCAAATAGTATTTCAAGTTCATGAACAATATAAGGGAAGGATCAGTATGAGCAATGCCTCAATATGGCTGAACAAACTAAACATATCAGATTCTGGCTTGTATCGAGTTAAAATTGAATATATATCTGGAGGTCTAATGGAACCAGAGAATACATACTTTCACCTGCAGGTTTTTG AGCCCATCTCTAAACCCAACATCACAGCAGAGTGCCTGGGGAATAATGTCAGTCTCAGTTGCTTCAGTCAGGGGACTGAAGTGACTTACAGCTGGGAAACTCTGCCCCCCTGTGGTAATGACAGCTGTGTGCAGCTGGGCCAAACTATTCACCTCCAGTTACACCCCCACCATCCCTCCACAACATACACGTGCACCGCCCATAACCCTGTCAGCAAAGCCTCCAGTGATTCTACTGATCTGGAAAAGTGCTTCACCTCAGGATCACAAG GAAGATGGATTCCAGCCTTGTGTGCCTCATCTATTTTCATTGTCTTCGGAGCACTAGTACTGCTGTACATGAGGAAAAGGCAAACACAATGTAAAAGGGAACCAATTCAAG AGGCAGTCATGGAGGAGGAGCCACCATCTGCAATGCCTTCTATTGATCCAGTATATGTGAGCAGGTCCTGTTCAGTTTATCTCAGTAACAAATGA
- the LOC133129512 gene encoding SLAM family member 5-like isoform X2 produces MATQWQPFKTSRRICVEAMLLYIIVYQCRWCEGLVERRATIRVKVGDSISFPVSPESDQSYSVDLVFNITRIVLWSPQIVFQVHEQYKGRISMSNASIWLNKLNISDSGLYRVKIEYISGGLMEPENTYFHLQVFEPISKPNITAECLGNNVSLSCFSQGTEVTYSWETLPPCGNDSCVQLGQTIHLQLHPHHPSTTYTCTAHNPVSKASSDSTDLEKCFTSGSQGRWIPALCASSIFIVFGALVLLYMRKRQTQCKREPIQEAVMEEEPPSAMPSIDPVYVSRSCSVYLSNK; encoded by the exons ATGGCAACTCAATGGCAACCTTTCAAAACGTCAAGAAGAATCTGTGTTGAAGCTATGCTTCTTTATATAATAG TGTACCAGTGCAGGTGGTGTGAGGGGTTGGTAGAGAGACGGGCCACCATCAGAGTGAAAGTGGGAGACAGCATCTCATTTCCTGTCTCACCCGAATCTGATCAAAGCTACAGTGTTGACCTAGTTTTTAATATAACTAGAATAGTTTTATGGAGTCCTCAAATAGTATTTCAAGTTCATGAACAATATAAGGGAAGGATCAGTATGAGCAATGCCTCAATATGGCTGAACAAACTAAACATATCAGATTCTGGCTTGTATCGAGTTAAAATTGAATATATATCTGGAGGTCTAATGGAACCAGAGAATACATACTTTCACCTGCAGGTTTTTG AGCCCATCTCTAAACCCAACATCACAGCAGAGTGCCTGGGGAATAATGTCAGTCTCAGTTGCTTCAGTCAGGGGACTGAAGTGACTTACAGCTGGGAAACTCTGCCCCCCTGTGGTAATGACAGCTGTGTGCAGCTGGGCCAAACTATTCACCTCCAGTTACACCCCCACCATCCCTCCACAACATACACGTGCACCGCCCATAACCCTGTCAGCAAAGCCTCCAGTGATTCTACTGATCTGGAAAAGTGCTTCACCTCAGGATCACAAG GAAGATGGATTCCAGCCTTGTGTGCCTCATCTATTTTCATTGTCTTCGGAGCACTAGTACTGCTGTACATGAGGAAAAGGCAAACACAATGTAAAAGGGAACCAATTCAAG AGGCAGTCATGGAGGAGGAGCCACCATCTGCAATGCCTTCTATTGATCCAGTATATGTGAGCAGGTCCTGTTCAGTTTATCTCAGTAACAAATGA